In Thermoanaerobaculales bacterium, one DNA window encodes the following:
- the gltX gene encoding glutamate--tRNA ligase, translating to MRTRIAPSPTGDPHVGTAYVALFNYALARKHGGQFVLRIEDTDRQRSHPASERQIFEALHWLGLTWDEGPDVGGPHAPYRQSERSDIYRDHARMLIERGAAYPCFCTRERLDALREEQRASKGQLGYDGHCREIAAAEARRRVAAGEEHVVRLRMPAEGELEVADLLRGTLRFDAPQIDDQVLLKSDGFPTYHLANVVDDHLMEISHVIRAEEWLSSLPKHVELYRAFGWEQPVFCHLPLLRNADSSKISKRKNPVSLNHYRRAGYLPEAMLNYLALMGWTMPDEREVFSLEELVASFELPDIRLGGPVFDLAKLGWLNGRYIRELSTDGLLARLRAGLLSDDYLLRVLPLAHERIDVLEDFVSYAGFFFTGEVAYDDAARAALVAKGRTAVETAKAFRELLESHLDPIPDWSAATVEAALRAHCAATGWTAKQLFMPVRVAVTGRAATPPLFDTMAVLGKEVCRRRLRAASDLLRTMKP from the coding sequence GTGAGGACACGGATCGCGCCGAGCCCGACCGGCGACCCCCACGTCGGCACCGCCTACGTGGCGCTCTTCAACTACGCGCTGGCGAGGAAGCACGGCGGCCAGTTCGTGCTCCGGATCGAGGACACCGACCGCCAGCGCAGCCACCCGGCGAGCGAGCGGCAGATCTTCGAGGCGCTGCACTGGCTCGGCCTGACCTGGGATGAGGGGCCCGATGTCGGCGGCCCGCACGCGCCGTACCGGCAGAGCGAGCGCTCTGACATCTACCGCGACCACGCGAGGATGCTGATCGAGCGCGGTGCTGCCTACCCCTGCTTCTGCACCCGCGAGCGGCTCGATGCGCTGCGCGAGGAGCAGCGGGCGAGCAAGGGGCAGCTCGGCTACGACGGCCACTGCCGCGAGATCGCGGCCGCCGAGGCGCGGCGCCGGGTGGCGGCGGGCGAGGAGCACGTGGTCCGGCTCAGGATGCCGGCCGAGGGCGAGCTGGAGGTCGCGGACCTGCTGCGCGGCACACTGCGCTTCGACGCTCCCCAGATCGACGACCAGGTGCTGCTGAAGTCGGACGGCTTCCCGACCTACCACCTGGCCAACGTGGTCGACGACCACCTGATGGAAATCAGCCACGTCATCCGCGCCGAGGAGTGGCTGTCGTCGCTGCCCAAGCACGTCGAGCTCTACCGCGCCTTCGGCTGGGAGCAGCCGGTGTTCTGCCACCTGCCGCTGCTGCGCAACGCCGACTCGTCGAAGATCTCCAAGCGCAAGAACCCGGTCAGCCTCAACCACTACCGGCGCGCCGGCTACCTGCCGGAGGCGATGCTCAACTACCTGGCGCTGATGGGCTGGACCATGCCCGACGAGCGCGAGGTCTTCAGCCTGGAGGAGCTCGTCGCCAGCTTCGAGCTTCCCGACATCCGGCTGGGCGGGCCGGTCTTCGACCTCGCCAAGCTCGGCTGGCTCAACGGCCGCTACATCCGCGAGCTCTCGACCGACGGCCTGCTCGCACGGCTGCGGGCCGGCCTGCTGTCGGACGATTACCTGCTGAGAGTGCTGCCGCTCGCCCACGAGCGGATCGACGTGCTCGAGGACTTCGTCTCCTACGCCGGCTTCTTCTTCACCGGCGAGGTCGCCTACGACGACGCGGCGCGGGCCGCGCTGGTGGCGAAGGGCCGGACCGCAGTCGAGACCGCGAAGGCCTTCCGGGAGCTGCTCGAGAGCCACCTCGACCCGATCCCGGACTGGAGCGCCGCCACCGTCGAGGCGGCGCTGCGCGCTCACTGCGCGGCGACCGGCTGGACCGCCAAGCAGCTGTTCATGCCGGTGCGGGTCGCGGTGACCGGCCGGGCGGCGACGCCGCCGCTGTTTGACACCATGGCGGTGCTCGGCAAGGAGGTCTGCCGCCGCCGCCTGCGCGCCGCGAGCGACCTGCTGCGCACCATGAAGCCCTGA
- a CDS encoding glutamine--tRNA ligase/YqeY domain fusion protein, protein MTDQPTPPGRDFIREIIAGDLASGKHAAIVTRFPPEPNGYLHIGHSKSICLNFGVAAEFGGRCHLRFDDTNPTKEEMEYIEAIQRDVRWLGFDWGEHGYYASDYFEQLYEWALHLIRAGKAYVDDLSADEIREHRGTLTEPGRHSPYRDRPVEENLDLFVRMRAGEFPDGTRVLRAKIDMASGNINLRDPVLYRILHATHPRTGDAWCIYPTYDYAHGQSDAIEHITHSLCTLEFEDHRPLYDWFLDNLPVPSRPRQIEFARLNLSYTVMSKRLLLQLVREGIVSGWDDPRMPTISGMRRRGFPPEALRLFSEKVGLAKRDSVVDVALLEHCVRDILNRTADRRMAVLKPLKVVITNYPEGEVEQLPAVNNPEDPAAGSREVAFSRELFIEREDFMEAPPKQFFRLAPGREVRLRWAYLITCQEVVKDASGEVVELRCTYDPATRGGNTPDGRRVKATLHWVSAAHAVPAEVRLYSHLFNRPDPGADGDFREDIDPGSLEVLRGCRLELALAGLPVESRVQFERQGYFCVDPDSTPELPVFNRTVTLRDTWAKIQAKGQADS, encoded by the coding sequence ATGACCGACCAACCGACCCCTCCCGGCCGCGACTTCATCCGCGAGATCATCGCGGGCGACCTCGCGAGCGGCAAGCACGCCGCCATCGTCACCCGCTTCCCGCCCGAGCCCAACGGCTACCTCCACATCGGGCACTCGAAGTCGATCTGCCTCAACTTCGGGGTCGCCGCCGAGTTCGGCGGCCGCTGCCACCTGCGCTTCGACGACACCAACCCGACCAAGGAGGAGATGGAGTACATCGAGGCGATCCAGCGCGACGTGCGCTGGCTGGGCTTCGACTGGGGCGAGCACGGCTACTACGCCTCCGACTACTTCGAGCAGCTCTACGAGTGGGCGCTGCACCTCATCCGCGCCGGCAAGGCCTATGTCGACGACCTGTCGGCCGACGAGATCCGCGAGCACCGCGGCACCCTCACGGAGCCCGGCCGGCACAGCCCCTACCGCGACCGCCCGGTCGAGGAGAACCTCGACCTCTTCGTGCGCATGCGCGCCGGCGAGTTTCCGGACGGGACGCGGGTGCTGCGGGCCAAGATCGACATGGCGTCGGGCAACATCAACCTGCGCGACCCGGTGCTCTACCGGATCCTGCACGCCACCCACCCCCGCACCGGCGACGCCTGGTGCATCTACCCCACCTACGACTACGCCCACGGCCAGTCGGACGCGATCGAGCACATCACCCACAGCCTGTGCACGCTCGAGTTCGAGGACCACCGGCCGCTCTACGACTGGTTCCTCGACAACCTGCCGGTGCCGTCGCGGCCGCGCCAGATCGAGTTCGCCCGGCTCAACCTCAGCTACACCGTGATGTCGAAGCGGCTGCTCTTGCAGCTCGTGCGCGAGGGCATCGTCTCCGGCTGGGACGACCCGCGCATGCCGACGATCTCCGGCATGCGCCGGCGCGGCTTCCCGCCCGAGGCGCTGCGCCTGTTCTCGGAGAAGGTCGGGCTCGCCAAGCGCGACAGCGTGGTCGACGTCGCCCTGCTCGAGCACTGCGTGCGCGACATCCTCAACCGGACGGCGGACCGCCGGATGGCGGTGCTCAAGCCGCTCAAGGTCGTGATCACCAACTACCCGGAGGGCGAGGTCGAGCAGCTTCCGGCGGTCAACAACCCGGAGGACCCGGCGGCGGGCAGCCGTGAGGTGGCGTTCAGCCGCGAGCTCTTCATCGAGCGCGAGGACTTCATGGAGGCTCCGCCCAAGCAGTTCTTCCGGCTCGCCCCCGGCCGCGAGGTGCGCCTGCGCTGGGCCTACCTCATCACCTGCCAGGAGGTGGTGAAGGACGCCTCGGGCGAGGTCGTCGAGCTGCGCTGCACCTACGATCCGGCGACCCGCGGCGGCAACACCCCGGACGGCCGGCGGGTGAAGGCGACCCTGCACTGGGTGTCCGCGGCCCACGCCGTGCCGGCCGAGGTGCGGCTCTACAGCCACCTCTTCAACCGGCCGGACCCGGGCGCCGACGGCGACTTCCGGGAGGACATCGACCCGGGCTCCCTCGAGGTGCTGCGCGGCTGCCGGCTCGAGCTGGCGCTGGCCGGCCTGCCGGTCGAATCGCGCGTCCAGT
- the lptD gene encoding LPS assembly protein LptD, with protein sequence MRSLRFLLLWLALLAPVGLEAAEPGEAITLTAEEQRWEGDVWRGLGGVRILYQDIKVSCDEMEYNRATQDLLARGRIVFDQGPSRFTADELHYNLGTKTGLFVNGSGFFDPMYSFSGRLIEKLDATHYRVDGAQFTTCARDDESPPWSFSVKRALLEEEGFGRFTSTALRVQSFPVFYLPYVVWPIKQERAPGLLMPTFGYSDLRGFNVGLPVYFPVGRSWDTTVFADYYSEGFWGLGNEWRWAPSESSSGRSLGYAIWDETNAEWQWRYNLVHNQADLWGFRLLVELEDLSDVDFFQEFDRTFEANTRRSLYSQVYLSRSAGPATLNLRADRRMTFLTTDDVELMQLPEAELRVRSTSIGDSPVYWDLVSSLNYFDVDRGNQLQGQYGRADLYPTLSYSLPSPLWLSVTPRLGARGTYYTQRYSEDRLSFEDVSISRTYLAGGVDIVGPSVSRIFNKPWGPYARFKHLVEPRFQYAYLGGTDAEDTTLIPVFDEVDSTPLTNRVRLALANRVLARSKEGVSARELGTLEFYQDYSFDEPLNRGDGVQTSQWGNLGMLLRVTPTVGTGFDAQVSYDTLFSNPVSTSFTGSLIRPLGSARLTWYQSYAAQTGDRVSSQVRAILDFRKPNFPLQAGLHVAYDVEKAEFQQQQYRVFWQGSCWSISAEYRDLRLGLYPTREYRIVIDLKGVGALPEIKGSLGGFE encoded by the coding sequence ATGCGGTCCCTGCGTTTCCTCCTGCTGTGGCTGGCCTTGCTGGCGCCGGTTGGCCTCGAGGCCGCCGAGCCCGGCGAGGCGATCACGCTGACCGCCGAGGAGCAGCGCTGGGAGGGCGACGTCTGGCGCGGCCTCGGCGGGGTGCGGATCCTCTACCAGGACATCAAGGTTTCCTGCGACGAGATGGAGTACAACCGCGCGACCCAGGACCTGCTGGCGCGCGGCCGGATCGTCTTCGACCAGGGGCCGAGCCGGTTCACCGCGGATGAGCTCCACTACAACCTCGGCACCAAGACCGGCCTGTTCGTCAACGGGTCGGGGTTCTTCGACCCGATGTACTCGTTCAGCGGGCGCCTGATCGAGAAGCTCGACGCCACTCACTACCGGGTCGACGGCGCGCAGTTCACGACCTGCGCCCGCGATGACGAGAGCCCGCCGTGGAGCTTCAGCGTGAAGCGCGCGCTGCTCGAGGAGGAGGGGTTCGGGCGCTTCACGAGCACCGCGCTGCGGGTCCAGAGCTTCCCGGTCTTCTACCTCCCCTACGTGGTGTGGCCGATCAAGCAGGAGCGCGCCCCGGGCCTGCTGATGCCGACCTTCGGCTACTCCGACCTGCGTGGCTTCAACGTCGGCCTGCCGGTGTACTTCCCGGTCGGGCGCAGCTGGGACACCACGGTCTTCGCCGACTACTACAGCGAGGGCTTCTGGGGCCTGGGCAACGAGTGGCGATGGGCGCCGAGCGAGAGCTCCTCGGGGCGCTCGCTCGGCTATGCGATCTGGGACGAGACCAACGCCGAGTGGCAGTGGCGCTACAACCTGGTCCACAACCAGGCCGACCTGTGGGGGTTCCGGCTGCTCGTCGAGCTCGAGGACCTGTCCGACGTCGACTTCTTCCAGGAGTTCGATCGGACGTTCGAGGCCAACACCCGGCGTTCCCTTTACTCGCAGGTGTACCTGAGCCGCAGCGCGGGGCCGGCGACGCTCAATCTGCGCGCCGACCGCCGGATGACCTTCCTGACCACCGACGACGTCGAGCTCATGCAGCTGCCGGAGGCCGAGCTCCGCGTCCGCTCGACCTCGATCGGCGACTCACCGGTCTACTGGGACCTGGTGTCGTCGCTGAACTACTTCGACGTCGACCGCGGCAACCAGCTCCAGGGGCAGTACGGCCGCGCCGACCTCTACCCGACCCTCTCCTACAGCCTGCCGAGCCCGCTCTGGCTGTCGGTGACGCCGCGCCTGGGCGCCCGCGGCACCTACTACACCCAGCGCTACTCCGAGGACCGGCTGAGCTTCGAGGACGTGTCGATCAGCCGCACCTACCTCGCGGGCGGCGTCGACATCGTGGGCCCTTCGGTGTCGCGGATCTTCAACAAGCCGTGGGGCCCGTACGCGCGCTTCAAGCACCTGGTCGAGCCCCGCTTCCAGTACGCCTACCTCGGCGGCACCGACGCCGAGGACACCACCCTGATCCCGGTGTTCGACGAGGTCGACTCGACGCCGCTCACCAACCGGGTGCGGCTGGCTCTCGCCAACCGGGTGCTGGCGCGCTCGAAAGAGGGGGTCAGCGCCCGCGAGCTGGGGACCCTCGAGTTCTACCAGGACTACTCGTTCGACGAGCCGCTCAACCGCGGCGACGGCGTCCAGACCAGCCAGTGGGGCAACCTGGGCATGCTGCTGCGCGTGACCCCCACCGTCGGCACCGGCTTCGACGCCCAGGTCTCCTACGACACCCTGTTCTCGAATCCGGTCTCGACCTCATTCACCGGCTCGCTGATCCGGCCCCTGGGATCGGCCCGCCTGACCTGGTACCAGAGCTACGCCGCGCAGACCGGCGATCGGGTGTCGTCCCAGGTCCGCGCCATCCTCGACTTCCGCAAGCCGAACTTCCCCCTGCAGGCCGGGCTGCACGTCGCCTACGACGTCGAGAAGGCCGAGTTCCAGCAGCAGCAGTACCGGGTGTTCTGGCAAGGCAGCTGCTGGAGCATCTCGGCCGAGTACCGCGACCTCAGGCTCGGCCTCTACCCGACCCGCGAGTACCGGATCGTCATCGACCTCAAGGGCGTCGGCGCGCTCCCCGAGATCAAGGGCTCGCTCGGCGGCTTCGAGTGA